In the genome of Colletotrichum lupini chromosome 8, complete sequence, one region contains:
- a CDS encoding fungal specific transcription factor domain-containing protein, translating into MPTTTTTSPTTTGRATMFHSFDSRRSPEGSAVSSPTTSRKVNRSCQECTRRKVKIIEADDYPSTLEKTSEQLRAQSSVLQKLFPDVDVNDLVGKSRAELLALLPRESLFVLRSSVPQADPLLAGVLAADEDDDDDGHDDSAQNSENGDAANERRWDEPAQQPAALGSSDDINAISLATDQHRRSYLGVTSMSAVLRVIFRLYPAAKEHTAQRAKAWNDVHYQSQLLPSLSLVSPGAGMNPLREQRCIDFYFDHIHPVTPILNEDDFRRNLASGTRLDGSWLALLNMVYTLGSIASGSDSLHVQYYKQARAYLDLDSLGSGNIESLQALCLLGGYYLHYRNSPNMAYAVLGAAHRVAIALGLHREPARSRAENVTEHSNYLSRAETRRRTWWSLFCLDTWASMTLGRPTCGRWDSSTMDTLLPTLLFPNDHVAASLRASCLFCHICDRIQHRFAQPARLSAREAMAFDRELVEWHDCLPDFLKNPANSPPRLTEAREFMRNRYLNVRLILTQSFLLYLAHDHSLRRGANAISNVPGPTPDELALVETCRSVAMEAIDAITLYWTPNRIHVWNSAWYLFQACMVPILSIAIDTHVRNSVRKQQQQEQSQYPPPPSTVPSQTSHLGILQMPTAATINSPEHNIFLPSWCASLTKALELFNDMRSWMRDSDRTPDIVGALYEAVTTDLEGSGAGSAIRTPSTENSIDMSMWCDEQLVEMDWSAFLGGGDGDGSGGVDGMHNNNMFVFT; encoded by the exons ATGCCGACTACAACCACCACCAGCCCAACAACCACGGGGCGGGCGACCATGTTCCACTCCTTTGACAGCCGCCGCAGCCCCGAGGGTTCGGCCGTGAGCTCACCGACAACTTCACGCAAGGTCAACCGCTCATGTCAGGAATGCACGAGACGCAAGGTCAA GATCATCGAGGCTGACGATTACCCCAGTACTCTCGAAAAGACCTCAGAGCAGCTCCGCGCCCAGTCTAGCGTGCTGCAGAAACTCTTCCCTGATGTTGATGTGAACGATCTAGTAGGCAAGAGTCGAGCAGAGTTGCTCGCTTTGTTGCCGCGAGAATCTCTCTTTGTTTTGCGCTCCTCGGTTCCGCAAGCCGACCCTTTACTAGCTGGTGTCTTAGCAGCCGATGaggatgacgatgatgacgGCCACGATGATTCGGCGCAAAATTCTGAAAATGGAGATGCTGCAAACGAGAGACGATGGGATGAGCCAGCCCAGCAGCCGGCGGCCCTTGGCTCTAGCGACGATATTAACGCCATTAGTCTAGCAACAGACCAGCATCGCCGCTCCTATCTCGGCGTCACATCCATGAGTGCCGTTCTCAGGGTGATATTTCGTCTCTATCCAGCTGCCAAAGAGCACACGGCTCAGAGGGCAAAGGCTTGGAACGATGTCCATTATCAGTCTCAGCTGCTTCCGTCACTCTCTCTTGTCAGCCCCGGCGCGGGCATGAACCCTCTGCGGGAACAGCGCTGTATCGACTTTTACTTTGATCACATCCACCCAGTAACACCGATTCTCAATGAAGATGACTTTAGACGCAACCTTGCGTCAGGAACTCGTCTTGATGGCTCTTGGCTGGCCCTACTCAACATGGTCTACACTCTGGGCTCCATCGCCTCCGGCAGTGACTCCCTCCACGTTCAGTACTATAAACAGGCACGCGCTTACCTCGATCTCGATTCCCTGGGCTCTGGTAACATAGAGAGTCTACAAGCTCTCTGCCTTCTTGGGGGCTACTACTTGCACTACCGAAACTCGCCCAACATGGCGTATGCTGTTCTCGGTGCAGCTCACCGCGTCGCAATAGCCCTAGGATTGCATCGAGAACCCGCACGCAGTCGTGCCGAGAACGTCACGGAGCACAGTAATTACCTCTCACGCGCCGAAACGCGTAGAAGAACCTGGTGGAGTCTTTTCTGCCTCGATACGTGGGCGAGCATGACCCTCGGCCGCCCTACGTGTGGCCGATGGGACAGCAGTACCATGGACACGCTCTTACCCACGCTATTGTTTCCCAATGACCACGTAGCAGCATCGTTACGAGCAAGCTGTCTGTTCTGCCACATCTGTGACAGGATTCAGCATCGTTTTGCGCAACCCGCGCGCTTATCCGCCCGCGAGGCCATGGCTTTCGACCGAGAGCTGGTAGAGTGGCACGACTGTCTTCCCGACTTCCTCAAGAACCCAGCAAATTCTCCACCTCGTCTAACGGAAGCTCGCGAATTCATGCGGAACCGCTACCTTAACGTCCGCCTCATCCTTACGCAAAGCTTCTTACTCTACCTTGCCCACGATCATTCCCTCAGACGCGGCGCCAACGCCATCTCGAATGTCCCTGGGCCTACCCCTGACGAGCTAGCCCTCGTTGAAACCTGTCGCTCCGTCGCCATGGAGGCCATCGACGCCATTACACTCTACTGGACACCTAACCGCATCCACGTTTGGAACTCGGCATGGTACCTTTTTCAAGCATGCATGGTTCCAATCCTCTCCATCGCCATTGACACACATGTGCGTAACTCGGTCCgtaagcagcagcagcaggaaCAATCACAATATCCACCGCCACCATCCACAGTCCCCTCGCAAACATCACATCTGGGAATACTACAGATGCCAACAGCAGCGACAATCAACTCCCCCGAGCACAACATCTTCCTACCCTCTTGGTGCGCAAGCCTCACAAAAGCCCTCGAGCTCTTCAACGATATGCGCTCCTGGATGCGCGACTCGGATCGCACCCCCGATATTGTCGGCGCCCTATACGAGGCCGTTACCACCGACCTCGAAGGCTCCGGCGCCGGCTCCGCCATTCGTACGCCCTCGACGGAAAACAGTATAGACATGTCCATGTGGTGCGACGAGCAGCTGGTGGAGATGGACTGGAGTGCATTCCTGGGCGGCGGTGATGGTGATGGCAGTGGCGGCGTTGACGGGATGCATAACAACAACATGTTTGTTTTCACGTGA
- a CDS encoding FMN-dependent dehydrogenase, with product MRQITSFLPNHPGGKAILLKNAGKDASEAFDAVHPVEVLEEYLRPGQIMGTSEVTETGGRLQSDMPPPDALANPSPSPDKSDDVPPVSQILSIAEMEHYALQKMSPKAISYYASGTDDEVTKVGNGTIFRSILLRPRVFVDCTRCSLSTSLRGNAVGMPIYVSPAAMAKLAHPIGEAGIAAASSKFKGLQIISKNASMSPSAIVQAGPDATFAWQLYVLKDIEATERTLAQIRAVPQIKFIVLTLDAPFPGKREADERFKMAEVAGGAPPGVWGTESGLTWKKTLAWLAKHTNLPIVLKGIQTHEDAYAATLFPSVKGIIISNHGGRALDTTMTPVQVLLEIRKFCPEVFDKIDVLIDGGIKRGTDVVKALALGAKGVGIGRAALYSLAVGGQAGVERALQILADETVTAMRLLGVERVDQLGPRHINTNGLQAQLYGGPSGLEAIDAELKSKL from the exons ATGCGGCAGATCACATCATTCCTCCCCAATCACCCGGGTGGTAAAGCCATTCTCCTAAAGAATGCAGGCAAAGATGCTAGCGAGGCGTTTGATGCCGTCCACCCAGTTGAGGTCTTGGAAGAGTATCTCCGGCCTGGCCAGATCATGGGAACATCTGAAGTCACAGAAACGGGAGGCAGGCTGCAATCAGACATGCCACCTCCGGACGCACTCGCGAACCCATCGCCATCACCAGATAAGTCAGATGACGTACCTCCAGTGTCTCAGATCCTGAGTATCGCCGAAATGGAGCATTATGCCTTGCAAAAGATGAGCCCGAAAGCCATCTCGTACTACGCCTCAGGAACCGATGACGAGGTCACTAAAGTTGGGAATGGCACCATCTTCCGTTCCATTCTCCTGCGGCCACGGGTCTTTGTTGATTGTACCCGGTGCTCCTTATCGACGAGCCTCCGTGGAAATGCAGTCGGCATGCCAATCTACGTTTCGCCCGCAGCCATGGCCAAATTGGCGCACCCGATAGGCGAGGCCGGCATTGCAGCAGCGAGCTCCAAGTTCAAGGGCTTGCAGATCATCAGCAAGAATGCGTCAATGTCTCCCTCAGCAATTGTCCAGGCCGGCCCCGACGCGACTTTCGCATGGCAGCTCTACGTTCTGAAGGATATCGAAGCGACCGAGAGGACATTGGCACAGATTCGAGCCGTTCCCCAAATCAAATTCATCGTGCTCACACTAGACGCTCCATTCCCCGGCAAACGAGAAGCAGACGAGCGATTCAAGATGGCAGAAGTTGCGGGAGGCGCCCCGCCGGGTGTATGGGGCACGGAGTCGGGACTCACGTGGAAGAAGACGCTTGCCTGGCTCGCCAAGCATACGAATCTCCCGATAGTGTTGAAAGGCATTCAGACACACGAGGATGCGTATGCGGCGACCTTGTTTCCGAGCGTAAAGGGTATCATTATCTCGAATCATGGTGGACGGGCTCTGGATACGACAATGACGCCTGTACAAGTGCTTCTGGAGATTCGGAAATTCTGTCCAGAGGTGTTTGACAAGATTGATGTTCTCATCGATGGAGGTATCAAGAGAGGTACAGACGTTGTCAAAGCTCTGGCCCTAGGAGCCAAGGGTGTCGGCATTGGAAGGGCGGCGCTGTACAGCCTAGCTGTTGGGGGACAAGCGGGTGTTGAAAGGGCATTGCAAA TTCTTGCAGATGAGACCGTCACCGCAATGAGACTGCTTGGTGTTGAGCGTGTGGATCAACTTGGACCAAGACAT ATCAACACGAATGGTTTGCAAGCACAGCTTTACGGTGGACCATCCGGCCTCGAAGCGATAGATGCAGAGCTGAAGTCAAAGTTGTAA
- a CDS encoding UMTA produces the protein MDASTQPSAAPATASTASPAAAAIEPAVVANDPNPFVAADDHDSLADTESVTTQSTASLAESITEYRRIHGRTYTQKADYWGPNDEQQNEGLDLAHYWETLLLGDKLFLSPLGDGPLKVLDLGTGTGIWAIDFADEFPSSEVTGVDISPIQPGWVPPNCKFQIDDVEQPWTWTPDFDFIHLRHMEACISDWPAFYKQVCDHLKPGGYFEMKDFDIEFRSQAYGDSLPEDHVYRRWGKIFFEAANRLGKSMDQSRGGHKIADAMRDAGFVDVVEKSWPVPIGGWPKDHTLKEVGICNLEFHDQSLEGFSMFLLTQVMDWDSISAGVFVAEARKALKDPKLQTVIYLQNVYGRKPEGSS, from the exons ATGGATGCCTCAACTCAGCCCAGCGCCGCTCCTGCGACTGCTTCTACAGCTTCACCGGCTGCGGCCGCGATTGAGCCTGCGGTAGTAGCGAACGACCCT AATCCTTTTGTCGCAGCCGATGATCATGATTCTTTGGCGGACACAGAGAG CGTTACGACTCAGTCGACTGCATCGCTAGCCGAGAGCATCACCGAATACCGCAGAATTCATGGTCGTACTTATACGCAAAAGGCCGACTACTGGGGTCCGAACGACGAGCAGCAAAATGAAGGCCTTGATCTCGC GCATTACTGGGAAACGCTCCTCCTCGGCGACAAGCTTTTTCTTTCACCGCTCGGTGATGGACCGTTG AAGGTCCTCGACTTAGGAACCGGTACTGGTATCTGGGCAAT TGACTTCGCTGACGAGTTCCCGTCTTCCGAAGTAACGGGTGTCGACATCTCGCCTATCCAGCCTGGCTGGGTGCCGCCCAATTGCAAGTTTCAAATCGACGATGTCGAACAGCCATGGACATGGACTCCTGATTTCGATTTCATTCATCTCCGACACATGGAGGCTTGCATCTCCGACTGGCCTGCTTTCTACAAACAAGTTTGCGATCACCTCAAGCCTGGGGGATACTTTGAGATGAAGGATTTTGACATTGAGTTCCGCTCTCAGGCGTATGGGGACAGTCTCCCAGAAGACCACGTCTACCGCAGGTGGGGCAAGATCTTTTTCGAGGCTGCAAACCGCCTCGGCAAGTCCATGGATCAGTCACGAGGGGGCCACAAAATCGCCGATGCTATGAGGGACGCCGGTTTCGTCGACGTTGTCGAGAAGAGCTGGCCTGTGCCTATTGGGGGTTGGCCCAAGGACCACACGCTGAAAGAGGTTGGCATCTGCAACCTGGAGTTTCACGACCAGTCTCTCGAAGGCTTTTCCATGTTTCTGTTGACTCAGGTGATGGACTGGGATAGCATATCGGCGGGGGTGTTCGTTGCCGAGGCACGCAAAGCTCTCAAGGACCCTAAGCTCCAGACGGTCATATACTT GCAAAACGTGTACGGACGCAAACCTGAGGGATCATCTTAG